A region from the Antennarius striatus isolate MH-2024 chromosome 22, ASM4005453v1, whole genome shotgun sequence genome encodes:
- the slc41a2b gene encoding solute carrier family 41 member 2 yields the protein MSIPNLGAALGESLGSNLTVRMSLTRGGWNALSLKSMSSGWIASLFQTMVPTGYTKLHEERLAMVDLGVAPEANSLQNGYRQETAHIDGRRLLDRASRSSLTLSDCGDGGYSETEPMLAERRLSDEEVDAEEEEAEERETHVLNMPKESPLAMALQILVPFLLAGFGTVSAGMVLDIVQHWQAFQYITEIFILVPALLGLKGNLEMTLASRLSTAVNVGKMDSPIEKWNLIIGNLALKQVQATVVGFLAAVAAVVLGWIPEGKFQMSHAVLLCSSSVATAFIASLLQGIIMVGVIVGSKKTGINPDNVATPIAASFGDLITLAILAWISQGLYKCLDSYPYVSSLVCAFFMCLTPLSIIISSKHPASRTLLYSGWEPVITAMVISSIGGLILDKTVSDPNLAGIVVYTPVINGIGGNLVAIQSSRFSTHLHFNCAPGEVPDEAKGCYYPCRTFCGTGANHRSAQVLLLLVIPGHIIFLYTIHLMKSGHTSLTPIFMSVYLSAAMLQVLLLLCIADWMVHAMWRSGKDPDSFTIPYLTALGDLLGTALLALSFHFLWVIGDQDSDVGD from the exons ATGAGTATACCGAACCTGGGAGCAGCTCTCGGGGAGTCTCTGGGGTCTAACCTTACTGTCCGTATGAGTTTAACACGTGGCGGGTGGAATGCTCTCTCCCTGAAGTCTATGTCCTCCGGGTGGATCGCCTCTCTGTTCCAGACCATGGTCCCTACTGGTTATACCAAGCTTCATGAGGAGCGGCTAGCGATGGTGGACCTTGGTGTTGCACCGGAGGCTAACTCGCTGCAGAACGGCTACAGACAAGAGACGGCGCACATAGACGGCCGGCGACTCCTGGACAGGGCATCgcgctcttctttgactttatcGGACTGTGGAGATGGAGGCTACTCTGAAACAGAACCCATGCTGGCTGAAAGGAGGCTGTCCGATGAGGAGGTAgacgcagaggaggaagaggctgagGAGCGTGAGACTCATGTCCTCAATATGCCGAAGGAGTCACCGCTGGCCATGGCGCTGCAGATACTGGTGCCTTTCTTGCTCGCTGGATTTGGAACCGTATCGGCTGGAATGGTGTTGGACATTGTGCAG CACTGGCAGGCGTTTCAGTACATCACAGAGATCTTCATCCTGGTTCCTGCTCTGCTTGGCCTCAAGGGAAACCTGGAGATGACTCTCGCTTCGAGGCTGTCTACAGcg GTGAATGTGGGCAAGATGGATTCTCCTATAGAGAAGTGGAATCTCATCATAGGCAACCTGGCACTAaagcag gtTCAGGCCACTGTCGTGGGCTTCCTGGCAGCTGTAGCGGCTGTGGTTCTCGGTTGGATCCCAGAGGGAAAGTTTCAGATGAGCCAcgctgtgttgttgtgttccAGCAGTGTGGCCACGGCCTTCATAGCCTCCCTGCTGCagg GTATCATCATGGTGGGGGTGATTGTGGGTTCCAAAAAGACTGGCATCAACCCAGACAATGTAGCCACACCCATCGCTGCCAGTTTTGGGGACCTCATCACCTTGGCGATCCTGGCCTGGATCAGCCAGGGACTGTACAAGTGCCTGG atTCTTACCCTTATGTGTCGTCACTGGTTTGCGCCTTCTTCATGTGTCTGACTCCTCTGTCGATCATCATCTCCTCCAAGCACCCCGCCAGCCGCACCCTTCTCTACTCCGGATGGGAGCCGGTCATCACTGCCATGGTcatcagcag CATCGGAGGACTCATTCTGGATAAAACGGTGTCTGACCCAAATCTGGCCGGCATCGTCGTGTACACCCCAGTAATCAATG GAATCGGGGGTAATCTGGTCGCCATTCAATCCAGCAGGTTCTCCACTCACCTGCATTTCAACTGTGCTCCTGGGGAGGTCCCCGACGAGGCCAAAGGCTGCTATTACCCCTGCCGCACATTCTGTGGCACAG GAGCCAATCATCGCTCTGCTCAGGTGCTTCTCCTGTTGGTGATCCCAGGTCACATTATCTTCCTCTACACCATCCACCTGATGAAGAGCGGACACACCTCCCTCACACCAATCTTCATGTCTGTCTATTTGTCTGCTGCTATGCTGCAG GTGCTACTTTTGTTATGTATAGCAGACTGGATGGTACATGCTATGTGGCGGAGTGGCAAGGATCCAGACAGCTTTACCATTCCTTACCTGACTGCTCTGGGTGACCTTTTGGGCACTGCCCTGCTGGCGCTCAGCTTCCACTTCCTTTGGGTCATCGGAGACCAGGACAGCGATGTTGGCGACTGA
- the nopchap1 gene encoding NOP protein chaperone 1 — translation MELNTKKTRSQALLTCGDGGGLSEKLLLKPKRGSSLQTERVPRSSVLERLQTFLPQISEANERLKQQMEEDPARCFDIENVEAAQSVIAMDVALVELSGSDGDSDDDEETSDSEEDSDSGEGSEITEHNLKLPGDKVKKTKANIQVVDQQGS, via the exons ATGgaattaaacaccaagaaaacgCGCTCACAGGCTTTGTTGACATGTGGCGACGGAGGAG GTCTCAGTGAGAAACTTCTCCTGAAGCCGAAGCGTGGCAGCTCCCTGCAGACGGAGAGAGTTCCCAGAAGCAGCG TGCTGGAGCGACTACAGACTTTTCTGCCTCAGATATCCGAGGCCAATGAAAGGCTGAAACAGCAGATGGAAGAAGATCCTGCTCGATGCTTTGATATTGAGAACGTAGAGGCGGCACAGAGCGTCATAGCGATG GATGTGGCGCTGGTGGAGCTCAGCGGGTCAGACGGTGActcagatgatgatgaggagactTCAGACTCTGAAGAGGACTCAGACTCTGGTGAAGGGAGTGAGATCACTGAGCACAACCTCAAATTACctggagataaagtcaagaAGACGAAGGCTAACATCCAAGTTGTGGATCAGCAGGGATCGTAG